The following proteins are encoded in a genomic region of Nocardioides renjunii:
- a CDS encoding M1 family metallopeptidase translates to MLSTALSTVLLAGCSSGTEVSDELVTPSPSRAAAGEDGSVAPASAPTVVDRVEPDLDLALSEPVEDSVYPQAGDPRVDALHYGLDLTWDPDGSRLTGEATITFRATRAAPRFQLDLGAPLEVGEVTLDGEVVRTAHRGKDLVVRAPLEADGRHELVVSYAGTPRPAPAPTTRSDFSTTGFTVTDTGEVWTMQEPFGAYTWYPVNDQPADKALYDITVHAPSPWTGVANGRLTEHTVEEDRTTTSWQLVEPASSYLVTLAIGDYAHSSNSTDDGMEVAYWTPRGMVQRVDQVQTAAATVDWVESRLGDYPFDSLGLVVTASQSAMETQTMVTLGNNEYVLSPEVVAHEIVHQWYGDQVSPSDWRDVWLNEGMTMLMQWIYQDEHEGQPLDASLRSARASDQQLRDAYGPPGDYDPRQFGSSNIYYTPALMWNELRRALGDDEFYRVARSWLSENDNTSASREQIYAHWEDETGLELSAFFDRWITGRTTPRPGVPGA, encoded by the coding sequence GTGTTGTCGACCGCCCTGTCGACCGTGCTGCTCGCCGGTTGCTCGTCGGGAACCGAGGTCTCCGACGAGCTCGTGACGCCGAGCCCGTCGCGGGCGGCCGCCGGCGAGGACGGTTCGGTGGCGCCGGCGTCGGCGCCCACGGTCGTCGACCGGGTCGAGCCGGACCTCGACCTCGCGCTCTCCGAGCCGGTCGAGGACAGCGTCTACCCCCAGGCCGGCGACCCCCGCGTCGACGCGCTGCACTACGGCCTCGACCTCACCTGGGACCCCGACGGGTCCCGGCTGACGGGCGAGGCGACGATCACCTTCCGCGCGACGCGAGCAGCCCCGCGCTTCCAGCTCGACCTCGGCGCGCCGCTCGAGGTCGGCGAGGTGACCCTCGACGGTGAGGTGGTGCGCACGGCGCACCGCGGCAAGGACCTCGTCGTCCGCGCGCCGCTCGAGGCCGACGGCCGCCACGAGCTCGTCGTGTCCTACGCCGGCACGCCGCGGCCGGCACCCGCCCCGACGACGCGCAGCGACTTCTCGACCACCGGGTTCACCGTCACCGACACCGGCGAGGTGTGGACGATGCAGGAGCCGTTCGGCGCCTACACCTGGTATCCCGTCAACGACCAGCCGGCCGACAAGGCGCTCTACGACATCACCGTCCACGCGCCGTCCCCGTGGACCGGCGTCGCCAACGGCCGGCTCACCGAGCACACGGTCGAGGAGGACCGCACGACGACGTCGTGGCAGCTCGTCGAGCCGGCCTCGTCCTACCTCGTCACCCTCGCGATCGGCGACTACGCCCACAGCAGCAACTCCACCGACGACGGCATGGAGGTCGCCTACTGGACGCCGCGCGGGATGGTGCAGCGCGTCGACCAGGTGCAGACGGCGGCTGCCACCGTCGACTGGGTCGAGTCCCGGCTGGGCGACTACCCCTTCGACTCGCTCGGCCTGGTGGTGACCGCGTCGCAGAGCGCGATGGAGACCCAGACGATGGTCACGCTCGGCAACAACGAGTACGTCCTGTCGCCCGAGGTCGTCGCCCACGAGATCGTGCACCAGTGGTACGGCGACCAGGTCTCGCCGTCGGACTGGCGCGACGTGTGGCTCAACGAGGGCATGACGATGCTGATGCAGTGGATCTACCAGGACGAGCACGAGGGCCAGCCGCTCGACGCCAGCCTGCGCAGCGCCCGCGCGTCCGACCAGCAGCTGCGCGACGCGTACGGACCGCCCGGCGACTACGACCCGCGGCAGTTCGGCAGCTCCAACATCTACTACACGCCCGCCCTGATGTGGAACGAGCTGCGCCGGGCGCTCGGCGACGACGAGTTCTACCGGGTCGCCCGATCGTGGCTGAGCGAGAACGACAACACCTCCGCGTCCCGCGAGCAGATCTACGCCCACTGGGAGGACGAGACCGGCCTCGAGCTGTCGGCCTTCTTCGACCGCTGGATCACCGGCCGCACGACGCCGCGGCCGGGCGTGCCGGGCGCCTAG
- a CDS encoding coiled-coil domain-containing protein, translating to MPEEMFTTVRRGYDPAEVERAVTQAQGEVADLRRRLEAAEAAAEAARQEAVTSRDALVAQQQQEPEAPGFEHLGERVGQILSLAEAEAADIRDRVVGEVEALRKEAEAEAGAVRADADRYADETRRDADAEAARVLSDARTAAESERDAAERDASARRAEAEALHEDARAKAAQSAADFETTLAERRQKATSEFQAQQAATQAELDAMAARNRDTEAAMERSRAEAEARIARMLSDAEERSTTMVAEARATADRVRSESERELAAAAQRRDSINAQLSNVRQMLATLTGTVPGVALPEPAAEPAVSEPEAVEAAEEQAEEQPEEQPERH from the coding sequence ATGCCTGAAGAGATGTTCACGACGGTGCGCCGCGGCTACGACCCGGCCGAGGTCGAACGCGCCGTGACCCAGGCGCAGGGCGAGGTCGCCGACCTGCGCCGCCGGCTCGAGGCCGCCGAGGCGGCCGCGGAGGCCGCCCGCCAGGAGGCCGTCACCTCCCGGGACGCCCTGGTCGCCCAGCAGCAGCAGGAGCCGGAGGCGCCGGGGTTCGAGCACCTCGGCGAGCGGGTCGGGCAGATCCTGTCGCTCGCGGAGGCGGAGGCCGCCGACATCCGTGACCGCGTGGTGGGCGAGGTCGAGGCGCTCCGCAAGGAGGCCGAGGCCGAGGCCGGCGCCGTGCGCGCGGACGCCGACCGCTACGCCGACGAGACCCGTCGCGACGCCGACGCCGAGGCCGCCCGCGTGCTCTCGGACGCGCGTACGGCAGCCGAGTCCGAGCGCGACGCCGCCGAGCGCGACGCGTCCGCCCGCCGCGCGGAGGCGGAGGCGCTCCACGAGGACGCCCGCGCCAAGGCTGCCCAGTCCGCCGCCGACTTCGAGACCACGCTGGCCGAGCGCCGGCAGAAGGCCACCTCGGAGTTCCAGGCCCAGCAGGCCGCCACCCAGGCCGAGCTCGACGCGATGGCCGCGCGCAACCGCGACACCGAGGCCGCGATGGAGCGCAGCCGCGCCGAGGCCGAGGCCCGCATCGCCCGGATGCTCTCCGACGCCGAGGAGCGCTCGACGACGATGGTCGCCGAGGCCCGCGCCACCGCCGACCGGGTGCGCTCGGAGTCCGAGCGCGAGCTCGCCGCGGCCGCCCAGCGGCGCGACAGCATCAACGCCCAGCTGTCCAACGTCCGCCAGATGCTCGCCACGCTCACCGGCACAGTCCCCGGCGTGGCGCTGCCCGAGCCGGCCGCGGAGCCGGCGGTCTCGGAGCCGGAAGCCGTCGAGGCGGCGGAGGAGCAGGCGGAGGAGCAGCCCGAGGAGCAGCCCGAGCGGCACTGA
- a CDS encoding coiled-coil domain-containing protein, giving the protein MSLDAATASSGEPTTAALLARAQQVADQLQSEARQEAERLTADLARLREEARKLRAEAERDRAEAGRARRQAEEVLAGASEEAATIVVDANEQAALLMSSASDARDQQVEAARIEGDKLRAQARDDAVALRAESQELRDTAATEKATLLEAARAEAHDTVDAAQRTAVRLVEEARSAGQQHLTSATAEAESLRASASTESARMRDEAALHVEELRRTTGAEVDRMRQVAEQTLAAARAESEEKLRQAAEQTEWATRTVESVLAGAATEADAIRRAGHAEVGAHARLVRRRLQGVISAVAGRMALEIAEVQQRADDVTQVAALAAGELESDARATLQRAEAEAARIIADATDESERAVERLERRRAEAESGAASLRALVAQEVTRTRAEAAEQRRSAREESVALVAEGRAEADRLRDGARRAVERARAEITELQGRRDRIAAELGQLSGVIEALSVPERQQPPDGPVAVSPDPSPDPHAPTHQETPDA; this is encoded by the coding sequence ATGTCCCTCGATGCCGCGACGGCGTCCTCCGGCGAGCCCACCACCGCAGCCCTGCTCGCGCGGGCGCAGCAGGTCGCCGACCAGCTGCAGAGCGAGGCCAGGCAGGAGGCGGAGCGGCTGACCGCCGACCTCGCCCGGCTGCGCGAGGAGGCCCGCAAGCTCCGTGCGGAGGCCGAGCGCGACCGCGCCGAGGCGGGCCGGGCGCGCCGGCAGGCCGAGGAGGTGCTGGCCGGCGCCTCGGAGGAGGCGGCGACGATCGTCGTCGACGCCAACGAGCAGGCAGCCCTGCTGATGAGCTCCGCCTCCGACGCCCGCGACCAGCAGGTGGAGGCGGCCCGCATCGAGGGCGACAAGCTGCGCGCCCAGGCCCGCGACGACGCCGTCGCGCTCCGCGCCGAGTCGCAGGAGCTGCGCGACACCGCGGCCACCGAGAAGGCCACGCTCCTCGAGGCCGCCCGCGCCGAGGCCCACGACACCGTCGACGCCGCCCAGCGGACCGCCGTCCGCCTGGTGGAGGAGGCACGGTCCGCCGGCCAGCAGCACCTCACCTCCGCGACCGCCGAGGCCGAGTCGCTGCGTGCCAGCGCGTCCACGGAGTCCGCCCGGATGCGCGACGAGGCGGCGTTGCACGTCGAGGAGCTGCGGCGCACGACCGGCGCCGAGGTCGACCGGATGCGCCAGGTCGCCGAGCAGACCCTCGCCGCGGCCCGGGCCGAGAGCGAGGAGAAGCTGCGCCAGGCCGCCGAGCAGACCGAGTGGGCGACGCGCACGGTCGAGTCGGTGCTGGCCGGCGCGGCCACCGAGGCCGACGCCATCCGTCGCGCCGGGCACGCCGAGGTCGGCGCCCACGCCCGGCTCGTACGCCGTCGCCTGCAGGGCGTGATCTCCGCCGTCGCCGGCCGGATGGCTCTCGAGATCGCGGAGGTCCAGCAGCGCGCCGACGACGTCACGCAGGTGGCCGCCCTCGCCGCGGGCGAGCTCGAGAGCGACGCCCGCGCCACCCTCCAGCGGGCCGAGGCGGAGGCCGCGCGGATCATCGCCGACGCGACCGACGAGTCCGAGCGCGCGGTCGAGCGCCTCGAGCGCCGCCGGGCCGAGGCCGAGTCCGGTGCCGCCAGCCTGCGTGCCCTCGTGGCCCAGGAGGTCACCCGGACCCGGGCCGAGGCCGCCGAGCAGCGGCGGAGCGCGCGCGAGGAGTCGGTCGCCCTCGTCGCCGAGGGCCGGGCCGAGGCCGACCGGCTGCGCGACGGTGCCCGTCGCGCCGTCGAGCGCGCCCGCGCCGAGATCACCGAGCTGCAGGGCCGGCGCGACCGCATCGCGGCCGAGCTCGGCCAGCTCTCCGGCGTGATCGAGGCGCTGTCCGTCCCCGAGCGCCAGCAGCCGCCCGACGGCCCCGTGGCCGTCTCGCCCGACCCGTCCCCGGACCCCCACGCCCCCACCCACCAGGAGACCCCCGATGCCTGA
- a CDS encoding NAD-dependent epimerase/dehydratase family protein: MKLLVLGGTRFLSREVAVQAVTREWDVTCACRGESGPVPDGATHLPWDRADEPPAALADGGWDAVVDVARLPSQVRSAVAATRDAHWVFVSTISVYADNSSAAMEPLLEPITDDVDLAVDPEAYGGMKVACEQLVQSRAASSVVVRPGLIVGPGDPTGRFAYWPQRLARGGEVLAPGAPADVVQVIDVRDLAAWVLDLAEARTTGTYDAVGTPMPLERMLTEAASGVGDASPGLTWVDTAFLEAQGVAPWAGEGSLPLWLPRPEYDGMLAHDPAPAVAAGLRLRPVAETAPGCLDSPVTALSAEREAEVLAAWHAR, encoded by the coding sequence ATGAAGCTCCTCGTCCTCGGCGGCACCCGGTTCCTGTCCCGCGAGGTGGCCGTCCAGGCCGTGACGAGGGAGTGGGACGTCACCTGCGCGTGCCGCGGCGAGTCCGGGCCGGTGCCCGACGGCGCCACGCACCTGCCGTGGGACCGTGCGGACGAGCCGCCCGCCGCCCTGGCCGACGGCGGGTGGGACGCCGTCGTCGACGTCGCCCGGCTGCCGTCCCAGGTGCGCAGCGCCGTCGCGGCCACGCGCGACGCGCACTGGGTCTTCGTCTCGACGATCAGCGTCTACGCCGACAACTCCTCCGCTGCCATGGAGCCGCTGCTCGAGCCGATCACCGACGACGTCGACCTGGCCGTCGACCCGGAGGCCTACGGCGGCATGAAGGTGGCCTGTGAGCAGCTCGTGCAGTCACGGGCCGCCTCGTCGGTCGTCGTACGCCCGGGGCTCATCGTCGGCCCCGGAGACCCGACCGGACGCTTCGCCTACTGGCCCCAGCGCCTGGCCCGCGGCGGCGAGGTGCTCGCCCCCGGCGCGCCCGCCGACGTGGTGCAGGTCATCGACGTGCGCGACCTCGCGGCGTGGGTGCTCGACCTCGCCGAGGCCCGCACCACCGGCACCTACGACGCCGTCGGGACGCCGATGCCCCTGGAGCGGATGCTCACCGAGGCGGCGTCGGGCGTGGGTGACGCCTCCCCCGGGCTGACGTGGGTCGACACCGCGTTCCTCGAGGCGCAGGGGGTCGCGCCCTGGGCGGGCGAGGGGTCGCTGCCGCTGTGGCTGCCGCGTCCGGAGTACGACGGGATGCTGGCGCACGACCCCGCCCCGGCCGTCGCCGCCGGGCTGCGGCTGCGACCGGTCGCCGAGACCGCCCCCGGCTGCCTCGACTCGCCCGTCACGGCCCTGTCGGCCGAGCGGGAGGCGGAGGTCTTGGCGGCCTGGCACGCCCGCTGA
- a CDS encoding dihydrolipoamide acetyltransferase family protein: MSEFLLPDVGEGLTEAEIVAWKVKVGDTIEINDVVVEIETAKSLVELPSPFEGTVLALLVPEGETVPVGTPIISIGAPGEEPAPAAPQTESDPYLGMAQKAGAADGAATAAPAQVDAADIDLSNPAASGSMEGASLVGRIKADRGPMRRARRGSASPSTDAGAQTQMQVQGAFAPGGAQSDEVMPADESPVPAVDQRRAAPPAPAEALVPAAAQVEPGVVRALAKPPVRKLAKDLGVDLTTLTGSGPSGSITRDDVQGAASRGGSAGGASGGAESAAAAFSGADAPGASYGGSTQRGLSRAASGERETREPIKGVRKMMAAAMSQSAFTSPHVTEWITVDVTAAMQLVARLKKRPELRDVRVSPLLVLARAVILAMQRTPEINSVWDEAAQEVVYKHYVNLGIAAATPRGLVVPNVKDADSLSMTELAAALGELTATAREGRTQPAEMAGGTFTITNVGVFGVDAGTPIINPGESAILCFGAINKRPWVDEETGEIVVRDVTTLALSFDHRHIDGEKGSRFLADVAGILRDPGTALLF; this comes from the coding sequence ATGTCTGAGTTCCTCCTCCCCGACGTCGGTGAGGGCCTCACCGAGGCCGAGATCGTCGCCTGGAAGGTCAAGGTCGGCGACACCATCGAGATCAACGACGTGGTCGTCGAGATCGAGACCGCCAAGTCGCTCGTCGAGCTGCCCTCGCCGTTCGAGGGCACCGTCCTGGCGCTGCTCGTCCCCGAGGGCGAGACCGTGCCCGTCGGCACGCCGATCATCTCGATCGGTGCTCCCGGCGAGGAGCCGGCGCCCGCGGCCCCGCAGACCGAGTCCGACCCCTATCTCGGCATGGCCCAGAAGGCCGGCGCGGCGGACGGTGCGGCCACGGCTGCCCCGGCCCAGGTCGACGCGGCCGACATCGACCTGTCCAACCCGGCGGCGTCCGGCTCGATGGAGGGCGCCTCGCTGGTCGGCCGGATCAAGGCCGACCGCGGCCCGATGCGCCGGGCCCGCCGCGGCTCCGCGTCGCCCAGCACCGACGCCGGCGCGCAGACGCAGATGCAGGTGCAGGGCGCCTTCGCGCCCGGCGGCGCCCAGTCCGACGAGGTCATGCCCGCCGACGAGTCCCCGGTGCCCGCCGTGGACCAGCGACGTGCGGCCCCGCCGGCGCCCGCCGAGGCGCTGGTCCCGGCGGCCGCGCAGGTCGAGCCCGGCGTCGTACGCGCGCTGGCGAAGCCGCCGGTCCGCAAGCTAGCCAAGGACCTCGGTGTCGACCTCACCACCCTGACCGGCTCCGGCCCGTCGGGCTCGATCACCCGCGACGACGTCCAGGGCGCGGCCTCGCGCGGCGGCTCGGCCGGCGGTGCGAGTGGGGGTGCTGAGTCCGCGGCGGCCGCGTTCAGCGGCGCGGACGCCCCCGGTGCGTCCTACGGCGGCTCGACCCAGCGTGGGCTGTCCCGCGCGGCGTCGGGCGAGCGGGAGACCCGCGAGCCCATCAAGGGCGTGCGCAAGATGATGGCGGCGGCGATGAGCCAGTCGGCCTTCACCAGCCCGCACGTCACCGAGTGGATCACCGTCGACGTGACGGCGGCGATGCAGCTGGTGGCCCGGCTCAAGAAGCGCCCGGAGCTCCGCGACGTCCGGGTCAGCCCGCTGCTGGTCCTGGCCCGGGCGGTCATCCTGGCGATGCAGCGCACGCCGGAGATCAACTCGGTCTGGGACGAGGCGGCGCAGGAGGTCGTCTACAAGCACTACGTCAACCTCGGCATCGCGGCCGCCACGCCGCGCGGCCTGGTGGTGCCCAACGTCAAGGACGCCGACTCCCTGTCGATGACCGAGCTGGCGGCCGCGCTCGGCGAGCTCACCGCCACCGCGCGCGAGGGCCGGACGCAGCCGGCGGAGATGGCGGGCGGCACGTTCACCATCACCAACGTCGGCGTCTTCGGCGTCGACGCCGGGACCCCGATCATCAACCCCGGCGAGTCCGCGATCCTGTGCTTCGGCGCGATCAACAAGCGGCCGTGGGTGGACGAGGAGACCGGCGAGATCGTGGTCCGCGACGTCACCACGCTGGCGCTGTCCTTCGACCACCGCCACATCGACGGCGAGAAGGGCTCGCGCTTCCTCGCCGACGTCGCCGGGATCCTCCGCGACCCCGGCACGGCGCTGCTCTTCTGA
- a CDS encoding alpha-ketoacid dehydrogenase subunit beta, translating to MSTATTQKITLAKGLNMGLRKAMEDDDKVLLMGEDVGKLGGVFRITDGLQKDFGEDRVIDSPLAESGIVGTAVGMALRGYRPVVEIQFDGFVYPAYDQIVCQVAKYTYRSQGKVKMPIVIRIPFGGGIGAVEHHSESPEAQFAHTPGLKVVACSNPVDGYWMIQQAIAHDDPVIFLEPKRQYHADKAELDESATPEPLFTSRVVRPGTDATVLAYGPTVKTALKCAEAAESEGRSLEVIDLRTLSPLDMAPVYESVRRTGRCVVTHEAHVNLGMGAELAARVTEQCFYSLEAPVLRVGAFDTPYPPSRIEEEYLPDLDRVLDAVDRSFSY from the coding sequence ATGAGCACCGCCACCACGCAGAAGATCACCCTCGCCAAGGGCCTCAACATGGGCCTGCGCAAGGCGATGGAGGACGACGACAAGGTCCTGCTGATGGGCGAGGACGTCGGCAAGCTCGGCGGCGTCTTCCGCATCACCGACGGCCTGCAGAAGGACTTCGGCGAGGACCGCGTCATCGACAGCCCCCTCGCGGAGTCCGGCATCGTCGGCACCGCGGTCGGCATGGCGCTGCGCGGCTACCGCCCCGTCGTGGAGATCCAGTTCGACGGCTTCGTCTACCCCGCCTACGACCAGATCGTGTGCCAGGTCGCGAAGTACACCTACCGCTCGCAGGGCAAGGTGAAGATGCCGATCGTCATCCGCATCCCCTTCGGCGGCGGCATCGGCGCGGTCGAGCACCACTCCGAGAGCCCCGAGGCGCAGTTCGCGCACACCCCCGGCCTCAAGGTCGTCGCCTGCTCCAACCCGGTCGACGGCTACTGGATGATCCAGCAGGCCATCGCCCACGACGACCCGGTGATCTTCCTCGAGCCCAAGCGGCAGTACCACGCCGACAAGGCCGAGCTCGACGAGTCGGCCACCCCCGAGCCGCTGTTCACCTCGCGCGTCGTCCGGCCCGGCACCGATGCCACGGTGCTCGCCTACGGCCCGACGGTGAAGACGGCGCTCAAGTGCGCCGAGGCCGCCGAGTCCGAGGGCCGCAGCCTCGAGGTCATCGACCTGCGCACCCTCTCGCCGCTCGACATGGCGCCGGTCTACGAGTCCGTACGCCGCACCGGTCGCTGCGTGGTCACCCACGAGGCCCACGTCAACCTCGGCATGGGCGCCGAGCTCGCGGCCCGGGTCACCGAGCAGTGCTTCTACTCCCTCGAGGCGCCGGTGCTCCGCGTCGGCGCGTTCGACACGCCCTACCCGCCGTCGCGGATCGAGGAGGAGTACCTCCCCGACCTCGACCGGGTGCTCGACGCCGTCGACCGCAGCTTCTCGTACTGA
- the pdhA gene encoding pyruvate dehydrogenase (acetyl-transferring) E1 component subunit alpha, which produces MSDPASPRSDTFGPDLAEVFGPSQSDGGPDLVQLLTPEGERVHHPEFDHDFSAEELRGLYRDMVLTRRIDVEATALQRHGELGIWAQLLGQEAAQIGAGRALRPQDYVFPTYREHGVAYCKGVDPLRLLGLFRGVDQGGWDPNENNFGLYTIVIGAQTLHATGYAMGMQRDGVVGTGDPERDAAVIAHFGDGASSQGDVNEAFIFAASYNAPVVFFCQNNQWAISEPIERQTRIPLYQRALGFGFPGIRVDGNDVLATYAVTKAALQRAREGNGPSFVEAYTYRMGAHTTTDDPTRYRLNDELEHWKLKDPIERLKVYLRRNGLVDQEFFDSLDAEAKELGHHLREGCKALPDPKPLDQFGYVFSEMTEEIAAQRDGFAAYLESFEESHA; this is translated from the coding sequence TTGTCCGACCCTGCCTCCCCCCGGAGTGACACCTTCGGCCCCGACCTTGCGGAGGTCTTCGGACCCTCCCAGTCCGACGGTGGCCCCGACCTCGTCCAGCTGCTGACGCCCGAGGGCGAGCGCGTCCACCACCCCGAGTTCGACCACGACTTCTCCGCCGAGGAGCTGCGCGGGCTCTACCGCGACATGGTCCTGACCCGGCGCATCGACGTCGAGGCCACCGCGCTCCAGCGCCACGGCGAGCTCGGCATCTGGGCCCAGCTGCTCGGCCAGGAAGCCGCCCAGATCGGCGCCGGCCGCGCGCTGCGCCCGCAGGACTACGTCTTCCCGACCTACCGCGAGCACGGCGTCGCCTACTGCAAGGGCGTCGACCCGCTGCGGCTGCTCGGCCTCTTCCGCGGGGTCGACCAGGGCGGTTGGGACCCCAACGAGAACAACTTCGGCCTCTACACGATCGTCATCGGCGCCCAGACGCTCCACGCCACCGGCTACGCCATGGGCATGCAGCGCGACGGCGTCGTCGGCACCGGCGACCCGGAGCGCGACGCTGCCGTGATCGCCCACTTCGGCGACGGCGCGTCCTCGCAGGGCGACGTCAACGAGGCGTTCATCTTCGCCGCGTCCTACAACGCCCCCGTCGTGTTCTTCTGCCAGAACAACCAGTGGGCCATCTCGGAGCCGATCGAGCGCCAGACCCGGATCCCGCTCTACCAGCGAGCGCTGGGCTTCGGCTTCCCGGGCATCCGCGTCGACGGCAACGACGTGCTGGCGACGTACGCCGTCACCAAGGCCGCGCTGCAGCGGGCGCGCGAGGGCAACGGTCCGTCGTTCGTCGAGGCCTACACCTACCGGATGGGCGCGCACACCACGACGGACGACCCGACGCGCTACCGCCTCAACGACGAGCTCGAGCACTGGAAGCTCAAGGACCCGATCGAGCGGCTCAAGGTCTACCTGCGCCGCAACGGCCTGGTCGACCAGGAGTTCTTCGACAGCCTCGACGCCGAGGCCAAGGAGCTGGGCCACCACCTCCGCGAGGGCTGCAAGGCGCTGCCCGACCCCAAGCCGCTGGACCAGTTCGGCTACGTCTTCAGCGAGATGACCGAGGAGATCGCCGCCCAGCGCGACGGCTTCGCGGCCTACCTCGAGTCGTTTGAGGAGTCCCACGCATGA
- a CDS encoding glutathione S-transferase family protein gives MNDKASYTTKGQPFERDMSYIPDRVLAGERSADPLDDRFPSGSKDSPRDVQVWDVAPGRYRLVAARACPWAHRSIIVRQLLGLEDVISWGAPGPTHDERSWTFDLDPDGRDPVLGIERLQEAYFARHPDYPRGITVPAVVDVESGAVVTNDFPQITHDLFFEWREHHRPDAPDLWPAEFREEMEGVMKRVFTEVNNGVYRCGFAGSQEAYEDAYARLWTAMDWLEERLADRRYLMGDAITEADVRLFTTLARFDAVYHGHFKCNRNKLTEMPNLWGYARDLFQTPGFGDEVDFDQIKQHYYVVHTDINPTQIVPAGPDPEVWRTPHGRG, from the coding sequence GTGAACGACAAGGCGAGCTACACGACCAAGGGCCAGCCCTTCGAGCGCGACATGTCCTACATCCCCGACCGGGTCCTAGCCGGGGAGCGGTCCGCGGACCCGCTCGACGACCGCTTCCCGAGCGGCTCCAAGGACAGCCCGCGCGACGTGCAGGTGTGGGACGTCGCGCCCGGGCGCTACCGCCTCGTCGCCGCGCGCGCCTGCCCCTGGGCGCACCGCTCGATCATCGTCCGCCAGCTCCTCGGCCTGGAGGACGTCATCTCGTGGGGCGCGCCCGGTCCGACGCACGACGAGCGCAGCTGGACCTTCGACCTCGACCCCGACGGCCGCGACCCGGTGCTCGGGATCGAGCGGCTGCAGGAGGCCTACTTCGCCCGCCACCCCGACTACCCGCGCGGCATCACCGTCCCGGCCGTCGTCGACGTCGAGTCGGGCGCGGTCGTCACCAACGACTTCCCGCAGATCACCCACGACCTGTTCTTCGAGTGGCGCGAGCACCACCGCCCCGACGCCCCGGACCTGTGGCCCGCCGAGTTCCGCGAGGAGATGGAGGGGGTCATGAAGCGGGTCTTCACCGAGGTCAACAACGGCGTCTACCGCTGCGGCTTCGCCGGCTCGCAGGAGGCGTACGAGGATGCGTACGCGCGGCTGTGGACGGCGATGGACTGGCTCGAGGAGCGGCTCGCCGACCGCCGCTACCTGATGGGTGACGCGATCACCGAGGCCGATGTGCGGCTGTTCACGACGCTGGCCCGCTTCGACGCGGTCTACCACGGCCACTTCAAGTGCAACCGCAACAAGCTCACCGAGATGCCGAACCTGTGGGGCTACGCCCGCGACCTGTTCCAGACGCCCGGCTTCGGCGACGAGGTCGACTTCGACCAGATCAAGCAGCACTACTACGTCGTGCACACCGACATCAACCCGACGCAGATCGTCCCCGCGGGACCCGACCCGGAGGTCTGGCGCACCCCGCACGGACGCGGCTGA
- a CDS encoding histidinol-phosphate transaminase — protein MSTDAPQPRPNVLAIPAYVAGKPPVARPGLTSFKLSSNENPYPPLPGVLEAATAAAAEMNRYPDMGSTALYAALGEAMGVPVEHLAAATGSVGLIYQVVNAFCEPGDEVVYAWRSFEAYPIAVTVGGATSVRVPVTADGRHDLDAMAAAVTDRTKVVIVCTPNNPTGPAVTQSELDAFIARIPSHVLVVVDEAYLEFVRMDDAIDGIATYQRHDNVVLTRTFSKAYGLAGFRVGYAVGPAPLAAALRAVSLPFGVSHVAQAAAIASLEARDELFERVEDLVARRADLVTRLRDVGWDLPDAQGNFVWFPLGDRSLDFAAACGEVGISVRPFAGDGVRVSIGETEAFDRVVELAARFAPA, from the coding sequence ATGTCCACCGACGCGCCCCAGCCCCGGCCCAACGTGCTCGCCATCCCTGCGTACGTCGCCGGCAAGCCGCCTGTCGCCCGACCCGGGCTGACGTCATTCAAGCTGTCCTCGAACGAGAACCCCTACCCGCCGCTGCCCGGTGTGCTCGAGGCCGCCACGGCGGCCGCGGCGGAGATGAACCGCTATCCCGACATGGGCAGCACCGCACTCTACGCCGCCCTCGGCGAGGCGATGGGCGTCCCGGTCGAGCACCTCGCCGCGGCCACGGGGTCCGTCGGGCTGATCTACCAGGTGGTCAACGCCTTCTGCGAGCCCGGCGACGAGGTCGTCTACGCCTGGCGCTCCTTCGAGGCCTACCCCATCGCCGTCACGGTCGGCGGCGCGACGAGCGTACGGGTGCCCGTCACCGCCGACGGCCGCCACGACCTCGACGCGATGGCGGCCGCGGTCACCGACCGCACGAAGGTCGTCATCGTCTGCACCCCCAACAACCCGACCGGACCGGCGGTGACGCAGTCCGAGCTCGACGCGTTCATCGCACGCATCCCCTCCCACGTGCTGGTCGTCGTGGACGAGGCCTACCTCGAGTTCGTGCGGATGGACGACGCCATCGACGGGATCGCGACCTACCAGCGCCACGACAACGTGGTCCTGACCCGCACGTTCTCCAAGGCCTACGGCCTCGCCGGCTTCCGCGTCGGCTATGCCGTCGGGCCGGCGCCGCTGGCCGCCGCTCTCCGCGCGGTCTCGCTGCCGTTCGGGGTCAGCCACGTCGCGCAGGCCGCGGCGATCGCCTCCCTCGAGGCCCGCGACGAGCTGTTCGAGCGGGTCGAGGACCTCGTGGCGCGTCGCGCCGACCTGGTCACCCGGCTCCGGGACGTCGGCTGGGACCTGCCCGACGCCCAGGGCAACTTCGTGTGGTTCCCGCTCGGCGACCGGTCCCTCGACTTCGCGGCCGCGTGCGGCGAGGTCGGGATCTCCGTGCGGCCCTTCGCCGGCGACGGCGTCCGCGTCAGCATCGGCGAGACCGAGGCGTTCGACCGGGTCGTCGAGCTGGCCGCCCGCTTCGCGCCGGCGTAG